From a region of the Teredinibacter turnerae genome:
- a CDS encoding helix-turn-helix transcriptional regulator: protein MSPIKIANNIRRFRFEASEMSQASLAKAAGVTRQTISAIEANKYSPSLELAFRIAHVFGVGIEEVFSYEIDAN from the coding sequence ATGAGCCCCATCAAAATAGCAAATAATATTCGTCGCTTTCGCTTTGAAGCTAGCGAAATGAGTCAAGCTAGTTTAGCTAAAGCTGCCGGAGTTACAAGGCAAACAATTTCTGCTATCGAAGCTAACAAATATTCCCCTTCATTAGAGCTGGCTTTCCGAATTGCTCATGTGTTTGGTGTGGGGATAGAAGAAGTTTTTAGTTATGAAATTGATGCGAATTAA
- a CDS encoding RiPP maturation radical SAM C-methyltransferase encodes MKVAFINMPFANIQRPSLGLSQLETVTSQSVVEKVDVYYFNHDFCKLIGTDMFDFISNQFTSGLGDWLFRHIAFPEQPDNKIQYLNRFYPQNDPQTLAFKEDILQFREKIDTKLDRLIDDNDLDGYDIVGFSSMFSQNGASFALAKKLKQRRSSICVVIGGANCESPMGEEIIKNVPQIDFVFSGPSLLSFPEFLKHYAERNLQSCNSIQGVFSKNNVDFLTKQNRIGKERPLDDYLPLDYTDFIKQFDESFPKIKDSKLILFETSRGCWWGERAHCTFCGLNSQSMAYKTMTPEIAIGQFEDIFKYSGKCKNFSSVDNIIPQKYTNNVFPHINPPDNVNIFYEVKASLKEWEMELLSKSRVKLLQPGIEALDSSTLQLMKKGTSSFTNITFLKNCVLYDILPIWNLLVGFPGEQEHVFIKYANDLPMLSHLPPPGGCYPVRFDRYSPYYMNSKEYGLWLKPFDFYEYLYPFDKNTLNNMAYYFYDSNYASPYINMMSRWISKLNAIVARWNDSWKKAHLDKSATHEVHQYQPELYFVDQTTIYDSRNGEIKSYEISAETRELLNYLDKPRSHDCLIDKFSKELSLESELEFLRSNGLVFKDENRLINLVLPRKGSDLAVLMASAKESQVA; translated from the coding sequence ATGAAAGTCGCTTTTATCAATATGCCCTTTGCCAATATACAGCGGCCTTCATTAGGCTTGTCTCAGCTGGAGACGGTTACAAGTCAGTCAGTTGTAGAAAAGGTTGATGTATATTATTTTAACCACGATTTTTGCAAACTGATTGGCACAGATATGTTTGATTTTATCTCTAATCAGTTTACTTCTGGTTTAGGTGACTGGTTGTTCCGCCATATTGCTTTTCCCGAACAACCGGACAATAAAATACAATACCTCAATCGTTTTTACCCGCAGAATGATCCACAAACTCTTGCTTTTAAGGAGGATATCCTCCAGTTTCGTGAAAAAATTGATACTAAGTTAGATAGGCTTATTGATGATAACGATCTAGACGGCTACGACATTGTCGGTTTCTCTTCGATGTTTTCCCAAAATGGAGCTAGTTTTGCGCTGGCGAAAAAACTTAAACAAAGGAGGTCAAGTATATGTGTAGTTATTGGTGGTGCTAATTGCGAGTCGCCAATGGGAGAAGAAATCATTAAAAATGTTCCGCAAATTGACTTTGTTTTTTCTGGGCCCTCGCTGCTTTCTTTTCCTGAATTTCTTAAGCATTATGCTGAGAGAAACTTGCAGTCTTGCAACTCAATTCAAGGAGTTTTTAGCAAAAACAATGTTGATTTTTTAACCAAACAAAATCGCATAGGAAAAGAGCGCCCCTTAGATGACTATTTGCCTCTTGATTATACTGATTTTATCAAGCAATTTGACGAATCTTTTCCAAAAATTAAAGATTCAAAATTGATACTCTTCGAAACATCACGCGGATGTTGGTGGGGTGAAAGGGCGCATTGCACCTTCTGTGGTTTAAATAGTCAATCTATGGCTTATAAAACAATGACGCCAGAAATTGCCATAGGTCAGTTTGAAGATATTTTTAAATATTCTGGTAAATGTAAAAATTTCTCGAGTGTCGATAATATTATCCCACAAAAATATACCAATAATGTCTTTCCTCACATCAATCCTCCGGATAATGTCAATATATTTTACGAGGTAAAAGCATCTTTGAAAGAGTGGGAGATGGAGCTGCTCTCGAAAAGCAGGGTTAAATTGCTTCAGCCAGGGATCGAAGCGCTAGATTCTTCAACGCTCCAATTGATGAAGAAAGGGACATCTTCTTTTACAAATATAACATTTTTAAAAAATTGTGTATTGTACGATATTTTGCCTATTTGGAACTTGCTTGTAGGGTTCCCCGGGGAGCAAGAACATGTCTTTATCAAGTATGCGAACGACTTGCCTATGCTTTCTCATCTACCTCCACCAGGAGGCTGTTATCCTGTTCGTTTTGATCGCTATAGTCCTTATTATATGAATTCAAAGGAGTATGGTTTGTGGTTAAAACCATTCGATTTTTACGAATACCTTTATCCATTTGATAAAAACACCTTGAATAATATGGCGTACTACTTTTACGATAGCAATTACGCTTCACCCTACATAAATATGATGTCTCGTTGGATTTCAAAATTAAACGCTATCGTAGCTCGCTGGAATGATAGCTGGAAAAAAGCTCATCTGGATAAGTCTGCAACGCACGAGGTGCATCAATATCAACCCGAGCTGTACTTTGTGGATCAAACCACTATTTATGATTCAAGAAATGGTGAAATTAAAAGTTATGAGATTAGTGCAGAGACTCGTGAATTGTTGAATTATCTTGATAAACCCCGGTCCCATGATTGTTTAATTGACAAGTTTTCTAAAGAGCTTAGTCTCGAAAGTGAGCTTGAATTTTTACGATCAAATGGTTTGGTATTTAAAGATGAAAATCGTTTAATCAATTTAGTGTTACCGAGAAAGGGGTCTGATTTGGCAGTTCTTATGGCAAGCGCAAAAGAATCACAAGTTGCGTAA
- a CDS encoding twitch domain-containing radical SAM protein: protein MMSKTYCTAPFVHMNIANDGNVTPCCTSTRSFGNSKSQALSDIWSGDEMGQFREEILAGKEVDGCEICYQLEDSGADSFRLRWNRSFLLKNLQDPRVRSDTPLCIHVHFSNICNLKCRMCWHGSSSSWFKDAKSLNLTVSDKALITSDGAQRMVDQLDPFIDKAVEFYFAGGEPLMMHQHYELLQRLIDRGRTDAIIGYNSNMTVLELKDWDVIELWKQFKSVHVAISIDEVDERTPYLREGSDFETIRANAMRIKRQVPNVYIRVSPTITLLNIFNISNLLKRIVSESICRYEDISLNIVQEPRYYNIRLLPLAHKKEVGRRVAAFIEAENLPESMIKWLNDVTSYMNAEDWSHRLSEFYEFNQKIDNIRGESFVDVFSDESCMLELYEMASHQTETVI, encoded by the coding sequence ATGATGAGCAAAACATATTGTACTGCACCGTTTGTTCATATGAATATCGCTAATGATGGGAATGTAACTCCTTGCTGCACCAGCACTCGCAGTTTTGGTAATTCAAAAAGCCAAGCTCTTAGTGATATTTGGTCCGGTGACGAGATGGGGCAGTTTAGAGAAGAGATATTAGCAGGTAAGGAGGTTGATGGTTGTGAGATATGTTATCAGCTTGAGGATTCTGGTGCTGATAGCTTTCGGCTTCGATGGAATCGTAGTTTTCTTTTAAAAAATTTACAGGACCCTAGGGTGCGCTCTGATACACCACTATGCATACACGTACATTTTTCAAATATATGTAATCTAAAGTGTCGGATGTGCTGGCATGGCTCTAGCAGCTCTTGGTTTAAAGATGCAAAGAGTCTTAATCTTACTGTATCTGATAAAGCTTTAATAACCAGTGATGGTGCGCAGCGAATGGTGGATCAGCTAGATCCTTTTATTGATAAGGCGGTGGAATTTTACTTCGCTGGTGGCGAACCACTTATGATGCACCAACATTACGAGCTTCTGCAGCGTTTAATTGATCGAGGTCGAACGGATGCCATTATAGGTTATAATTCAAATATGACAGTTTTAGAGCTGAAAGATTGGGATGTTATTGAGCTATGGAAGCAATTCAAATCAGTACATGTGGCGATTAGTATAGACGAAGTTGACGAGCGCACTCCGTATTTAAGGGAAGGGTCCGATTTTGAGACCATTAGAGCTAACGCTATGAGAATTAAGAGACAGGTTCCCAACGTTTATATACGCGTCTCTCCGACAATTACGCTATTAAACATTTTTAATATTTCCAATCTTTTGAAGCGTATAGTATCCGAGAGTATTTGTCGCTACGAAGATATATCTTTAAATATCGTTCAAGAACCTAGGTATTACAATATTAGGCTATTGCCCCTAGCTCATAAAAAAGAAGTAGGTCGCCGGGTGGCTGCATTTATTGAAGCCGAGAATTTACCAGAGTCGATGATCAAGTGGTTAAATGATGTAACGAGCTATATGAATGCGGAAGATTGGTCTCATAGATTAAGCGAGTTTTATGAATTTAACCAAAAAATCGATAATATTCGAGGAGAGTCTTTTGTCGATGTTTTTTCAGATGAAAGTTGTATGCTCGAGCTATATGAGATGGCGAGTCATCAAACCGAGACGGTGATCTAA
- a CDS encoding class I SAM-dependent methyltransferase encodes MDLGIYTESADIYDDFELRGKSTSDRTNQKIINILEKYSVKSVLDMSCGTGAQAIALARKGFDVTASDLSREMIEITKIKSKGLAIQFNVGDMQYLDLGNFDAVISMFNSVGHLTKEQLLKTLVNAKRNLNKNGLLIFDIFNKDVMPLLPRHKFIDQARDEGNKFLIRFTQFDFNRPEGVLNTKQTLLVQKGIGKTKTINREYDLLTYKRKELKLMLGDAGYHIVDISDHGLADFADLDNPLVNMLMHLVVAVKLD; translated from the coding sequence ATGGATTTGGGAATATATACTGAGTCTGCAGATATTTATGATGACTTTGAATTGAGGGGGAAAAGTACCTCTGACAGAACAAATCAAAAAATTATAAATATACTAGAAAAATATTCAGTTAAATCCGTGCTTGATATGAGTTGCGGCACAGGCGCGCAAGCAATCGCGTTGGCTCGTAAGGGATTTGATGTAACTGCTAGCGATTTGAGTCGCGAGATGATAGAAATAACTAAAATAAAATCTAAAGGCTTGGCTATCCAGTTTAACGTAGGCGATATGCAGTATTTGGATCTGGGTAATTTTGATGCTGTAATAAGCATGTTCAACTCTGTTGGGCATCTTACGAAAGAGCAGCTATTGAAAACGCTCGTTAATGCTAAAAGAAATCTCAACAAAAACGGATTGCTTATATTCGATATTTTTAACAAAGATGTCATGCCATTGCTACCCAGGCACAAGTTTATTGATCAGGCGAGGGATGAGGGTAATAAATTTTTAATAAGATTTACACAATTTGATTTTAACCGCCCTGAAGGCGTGCTTAATACTAAGCAAACACTATTAGTGCAGAAAGGTATAGGTAAAACGAAAACTATTAATCGAGAATACGATTTGCTTACGTATAAAAGAAAGGAGTTAAAATTAATGCTTGGGGACGCAGGGTATCATATTGTCGATATTTCGGATCATGGTTTGGCAGATTTTGCGGATTTGGATAATCCATTGGTAAACATGCTAATGCATTTAGTCGTTGCAGTTAAATTGGATTAA
- a CDS encoding non-ribosomal peptide synthetase: MKQSEYLSAAEYLLRDESNSSRYLIDADPKIKENEEYWKRYLVDIPDVHSLSLDGARTGNIAPQHAKIQCSINKKFTKHINIACDHYNVDTLIYLETVISILIARFSSSKDIVVGVRDEKKFGKINSEQSMGFIPLRSQFTSEVTFEKLLLSSQSSYSRSLSHIRIPVNSLLQVTETSDTLNAHPVFQVGISYVTVEEPDVSLNNSRGVQFSFGNDCLSLDMLLIIYNKQDVLQCEWYFDAQLFNESTVKRKAESFLLLLEDSLLAPEKNVNKLNIIPDNDLRLLKKWNNTSKPASEHERCYVYELFEEQTSLSPDNIAILDSSRYASYRELNQHSNQLAHHLLAEGLGSGDRIGIFIDQSFEYIVAILSALKAHCTYIPIDPKLPEERIRYLLSDAEIKYVLTTGSESVLPLTIQQCCCFSVDYRSYQQYPKTNLDLEHDTGSELPAYVIYTSGSTGLPKGVIVTHRSLLNLAFYKRATFGLNSSDCVLQFASVGFDAAVSEWLMTLSIGARLSVIPSGRKIDIDQFTDHIADTGVTCATLPPIFLQTYPLERLRKLKTLIVAGEEFPPQLANTIREVLPEVRLFNAYGPTEGAVCSTCFKVETEIKKSVPIGKPIQNVQCFVLNECGEMQPVGAFGELCIAGENLAVGYFNDTLTNEKFTTVTIQSTPILIYRTGDLVRWLPDGNLEYGGRIDDQIKIHGVRIEPREIEYQLSCHELIKDSCVVSRSMSKVKHARALVAYVVLYNQETVFDNVLQNDIISFLKQRLPEYMVPAAITNIPRIPQTNNGKLDKKKLPDIFGEASAPNTDFQRLLYKIWKDTLGITGFSITDNFFALGGDSIKAQIFLIALNKHGYEIPLDEFYRKPTIKGCAAIYGTSGGSRLPDVYQECLRFKATNLQSKMLFQSLTSQHKAINIEQFALKIDSYNKHKLIATLEKLASIHGLLRATISITKTGIYFNTDNTAIIDCHFLPFSEKFDLDDAMSTDAELGFDVLNCRLVRVKVYWCKTHAYAIFSFHHAIIDGWCQSLFIQDFWRLYKGDEKTISRLISYGGYVERMKSIANEKEDESKEFWKDHLSNFISATKSVIEEKFSHKKSFESHYITKPLRHDLIVRLNQSAKTHLVSIHSLFLYAWSQTLSDFEQTDCVDFLQAVSVRPTTINAIDRLLGLCINLVPNQIKITENNNLVSAIKSIDQSTNELVQYGYEDIEKIRRYADLPAHYERKLWSLFVFQNFPSLPENIQHTLVKSRWYSTQPFTIIVFPKGRSRIEVAHKTSLIDRNTADFLLESYMDTLERVSILLTINK; encoded by the coding sequence GTGAAGCAAAGCGAGTATTTGAGTGCTGCCGAATATCTGTTGCGTGACGAAAGTAATAGCTCACGCTATTTAATAGATGCTGATCCTAAAATCAAGGAAAATGAAGAATATTGGAAACGTTATCTGGTGGATATTCCGGATGTACATAGTCTTTCGTTAGATGGCGCTCGCACAGGAAATATTGCGCCGCAACACGCTAAAATTCAGTGTTCTATTAACAAGAAATTTACTAAGCATATTAATATTGCATGCGATCATTACAATGTAGATACTCTTATTTATTTGGAGACTGTAATATCTATTCTTATTGCTAGATTTTCAAGCTCGAAGGATATCGTTGTTGGAGTCAGGGATGAAAAAAAATTCGGTAAGATTAACAGCGAGCAGAGTATGGGTTTCATTCCTTTGCGAAGCCAATTTACGTCAGAGGTAACCTTTGAAAAATTGTTGCTGAGCTCGCAGTCGTCATACTCGCGTTCATTGTCTCATATTCGAATTCCAGTCAATAGCTTGCTACAGGTAACAGAAACGTCCGACACTTTGAACGCTCATCCGGTTTTTCAGGTGGGCATATCTTATGTCACTGTGGAGGAGCCTGATGTTTCTCTAAATAATAGTCGCGGAGTGCAATTCTCATTTGGCAATGATTGCCTGTCACTTGATATGCTTCTCATAATCTATAACAAGCAAGATGTTCTACAATGTGAATGGTATTTTGATGCACAATTGTTTAATGAAAGTACCGTCAAGAGAAAAGCCGAGAGTTTTCTGTTATTGCTTGAAGATAGTCTTTTAGCACCGGAAAAGAACGTCAATAAGCTTAACATTATCCCGGACAATGATTTACGCTTGTTAAAAAAATGGAATAATACAAGTAAGCCTGCAAGCGAACATGAACGCTGTTATGTCTATGAACTTTTTGAGGAGCAAACCTCCCTTAGCCCAGACAATATAGCGATACTCGACTCCTCTCGGTATGCAAGCTACCGAGAATTAAATCAACATAGCAACCAATTAGCACATCATCTTCTCGCAGAAGGTCTGGGATCTGGCGACCGAATCGGTATCTTTATCGATCAGTCCTTCGAATATATTGTCGCGATATTATCGGCGTTAAAAGCACATTGTACGTATATCCCTATAGATCCCAAATTACCGGAAGAGCGTATTCGCTACCTATTGAGCGACGCCGAAATCAAATATGTCCTGACGACTGGAAGTGAATCAGTATTACCTCTTACGATTCAGCAATGTTGCTGTTTTTCTGTCGATTACCGTTCCTATCAGCAGTATCCTAAGACGAACCTAGATCTCGAACACGATACCGGATCGGAATTGCCTGCCTATGTCATTTATACCTCTGGATCTACTGGCCTGCCAAAAGGTGTGATAGTAACCCATCGATCTTTGCTAAACCTAGCCTTTTACAAGCGCGCAACATTTGGTTTAAATTCTAGCGATTGCGTTTTACAGTTCGCATCAGTAGGGTTTGATGCGGCAGTATCAGAATGGTTGATGACGCTTAGCATAGGAGCGAGGTTAAGTGTTATCCCATCTGGGAGAAAAATTGACATCGACCAGTTCACTGATCATATCGCTGATACCGGCGTGACTTGTGCAACCTTACCACCAATATTTCTGCAAACCTACCCACTTGAACGTCTCAGAAAGTTAAAGACACTCATTGTTGCCGGCGAAGAATTTCCCCCACAATTGGCAAATACAATAAGAGAAGTGTTGCCCGAGGTTCGGTTGTTTAACGCATATGGACCTACGGAAGGTGCGGTATGTTCAACTTGTTTTAAAGTTGAAACTGAAATAAAAAAATCCGTGCCTATTGGAAAGCCCATACAAAATGTACAGTGTTTTGTGTTAAATGAATGTGGTGAGATGCAACCTGTTGGCGCGTTTGGAGAACTATGCATAGCAGGCGAAAATCTGGCTGTGGGATATTTTAATGACACACTTACTAATGAAAAATTTACTACTGTTACCATCCAATCGACACCGATTTTAATTTATCGTACGGGGGATTTAGTGCGTTGGTTGCCTGACGGCAACTTAGAATATGGAGGTAGGATTGACGATCAAATAAAAATTCATGGGGTGAGAATAGAGCCAAGAGAGATTGAATATCAATTATCATGCCATGAGCTAATAAAAGATTCGTGTGTCGTTAGCAGGTCTATGTCAAAAGTAAAACATGCTCGCGCCCTCGTAGCCTATGTGGTTTTATATAATCAAGAAACGGTTTTCGATAACGTCTTACAAAATGATATTATTTCATTCTTAAAACAACGGTTGCCAGAATATATGGTTCCTGCTGCAATCACCAATATTCCTCGAATCCCGCAGACGAACAATGGCAAGCTAGATAAGAAAAAATTGCCTGATATCTTTGGCGAAGCATCAGCTCCGAACACAGATTTTCAAAGACTTCTCTATAAGATTTGGAAAGATACTCTAGGAATCACTGGGTTTTCTATTACTGATAACTTTTTCGCCTTGGGTGGGGATTCTATTAAAGCACAAATCTTTCTCATCGCTCTCAATAAGCATGGCTATGAAATACCTCTTGATGAATTTTATCGTAAACCGACGATAAAGGGGTGTGCTGCTATATACGGAACTAGCGGCGGTAGCCGCCTGCCGGACGTATACCAAGAGTGCTTAAGATTTAAGGCAACAAATTTACAGAGCAAGATGCTTTTTCAATCCCTCACGAGTCAGCACAAAGCAATTAATATAGAGCAGTTCGCTCTTAAAATAGATTCATATAACAAGCACAAACTGATCGCTACCTTAGAAAAGCTTGCAAGTATTCATGGTTTATTGAGGGCCACGATTTCTATAACTAAAACAGGTATCTACTTTAATACAGATAACACAGCAATAATAGACTGTCACTTTCTCCCGTTCTCAGAAAAATTTGATCTAGATGACGCCATGTCAACCGATGCTGAGTTAGGGTTTGATGTTTTAAATTGCAGGTTGGTGCGAGTAAAGGTTTATTGGTGCAAAACGCACGCATACGCAATCTTCTCATTCCATCACGCAATTATCGATGGTTGGTGTCAGAGCCTGTTTATTCAAGATTTTTGGCGGCTTTACAAAGGGGATGAAAAAACTATTTCAAGGTTGATTTCATACGGTGGCTATGTCGAACGAATGAAATCCATTGCCAACGAAAAAGAAGATGAAAGTAAAGAATTTTGGAAGGATCATTTGTCGAACTTTATTTCCGCTACGAAGTCCGTTATAGAAGAAAAGTTTTCTCACAAAAAATCGTTTGAATCCCACTACATTACAAAACCTCTTAGGCATGATCTAATTGTACGATTAAATCAATCGGCGAAAACGCATCTAGTTTCTATTCATTCTCTGTTTCTATATGCATGGTCGCAAACCTTAAGCGACTTTGAGCAGACTGATTGTGTTGATTTTTTACAAGCAGTTTCTGTTAGGCCAACTACAATCAATGCAATTGATAGATTGTTGGGGCTCTGTATAAATTTAGTGCCCAATCAAATAAAAATTACCGAAAATAATAATCTTGTGTCAGCAATAAAATCAATCGATCAATCAACTAATGAGCTTGTGCAATACGGGTATGAGGATATTGAAAAAATCCGCCGATATGCTGATTTGCCCGCACACTATGAAAGAAAATTATGGTCACTGTTTGTCTTCCAAAACTTCCCTTCGTTGCCAGAAAATATACAGCATACCCTGGTGAAGTCTCGATGGTATTCTACGCAACCTTTTACCATTATTGTATTTCCCAAAGGGCGGTCACGTATCGAGGTGGCACATAAAACAAGTCTCATCGATAGAAATACAGCAGACTTTCTGCTTGAGAGTTATATGGATACGCTCGAGCGTGTGTCGATTTTACTTACTATAAACAAGTGA